In the Solibacillus sp. FSL K6-1523 genome, one interval contains:
- a CDS encoding acyl-CoA dehydrogenase family protein: MLEVENKEDYSFLDFLNKRDQLNDLDNPFLQAVLHDITGEHWSDLSDKLQPFSTKLSSEWRRVAAEISRPVNHPTLIHYDAYNRRIDRVVRPLEAVQLSDAIFSEGLFSENNIAYEGIIKRYLLHGNGEVGITCPLACTDGLIALIENFYEEVCDEVKAIHQHVKEGLNGNFAIGAQYMSEIQGGSNIPANVLKAVPNGNHYKLYGNKFFCSAVHADYSVVTARVDGTTNVAVFIVPSWLPGNKEKEIRNHFQINRLKWKLGTSELPSGEIDYNGSVAYKIGPEDKGVSLAVSLVLTRSRLDIGFASGAFLMRAAREAKTYANFRHVFDRKIDEFPMAAAQLADLEDAAKRMVATAFSIYSKFTEVDTISPLEAFALRELILLQKVYASKEAVEKLRLAISIFGGHGAIEDFSSIPRLFRDSMVNELWEGPRNVLLAQIYRDLAKCKWPISDVLSSMFPHLSHEEIEQYSLRLNTIMQTNLVALPTLENMQAARNWELIWGELFLSYQEAVTEKYQDLPIL, from the coding sequence ATGCTTGAAGTAGAGAATAAAGAAGATTATTCATTTTTAGACTTTTTAAATAAGCGTGATCAATTAAACGATTTAGACAATCCATTTTTGCAAGCCGTGCTCCACGATATTACCGGTGAACATTGGTCAGATTTATCCGACAAGCTACAACCTTTTAGCACTAAGTTATCTTCAGAATGGCGTAGAGTAGCTGCTGAAATTTCTCGACCAGTAAATCATCCGACCCTCATCCATTATGACGCTTATAATCGACGAATCGATCGAGTTGTAAGACCATTAGAAGCGGTGCAATTATCCGATGCCATCTTTTCAGAGGGGCTATTTTCAGAAAATAATATTGCTTATGAAGGAATTATAAAGCGATATTTATTACATGGGAACGGTGAAGTAGGCATTACATGTCCATTAGCCTGCACTGATGGATTAATTGCTTTAATCGAAAACTTCTATGAAGAGGTGTGTGATGAAGTAAAGGCAATCCATCAACATGTTAAAGAAGGATTGAATGGAAACTTTGCAATTGGTGCTCAATATATGTCTGAAATTCAAGGGGGTTCTAACATTCCCGCCAATGTCTTAAAGGCTGTTCCTAATGGAAATCACTATAAATTATATGGCAATAAGTTCTTTTGCTCAGCTGTCCATGCCGATTATTCCGTTGTTACAGCAAGGGTTGATGGAACAACTAACGTAGCTGTATTCATCGTTCCTTCTTGGTTACCTGGAAATAAGGAAAAAGAAATTCGAAATCATTTTCAAATTAACCGTTTGAAATGGAAATTAGGAACGTCAGAACTACCGTCTGGAGAAATTGATTATAACGGTTCAGTTGCCTACAAAATTGGTCCTGAGGATAAAGGGGTGTCCTTAGCTGTGAGCCTTGTATTGACACGCTCACGACTAGATATTGGATTTGCCAGCGGTGCATTTTTAATGCGTGCAGCAAGAGAAGCTAAAACTTACGCTAATTTCCGTCACGTGTTTGACCGTAAAATTGATGAGTTTCCAATGGCGGCGGCTCAATTAGCAGATCTTGAAGATGCCGCGAAAAGAATGGTTGCAACTGCCTTTTCAATTTACTCGAAGTTTACGGAAGTTGATACAATATCACCTTTGGAGGCATTCGCACTTCGCGAATTAATTTTGCTGCAAAAAGTTTATGCCTCGAAAGAAGCTGTGGAAAAATTGCGCTTAGCCATTTCTATTTTCGGTGGACATGGTGCTATTGAAGACTTTTCTTCTATTCCGCGCTTATTTAGGGATAGTATGGTCAACGAACTTTGGGAAGGTCCGCGCAATGTATTACTCGCTCAAATATACCGTGATTTAGCCAAATGTAAATGGCCAATTTCAGATGTGTTATCATCCATGTTCCCTCACTTATCTCATGAGGAAATTGAACAATATTCTTTACGTTTAAATACGATTATGCAAACGAATTTAGTTGCTTTACCAACACTTGAAAACATGCAAGCAGCACGTAATTGGGAATTGATTTGGGGTGAATTATTCCTATCTTATCAAGAAGCTGTCACTGAAAAATATCAAGATTTACCGATTTTATAA
- a CDS encoding TetR/AcrR family transcriptional regulator, which produces MKTKGELTKEKILQVAMNLFGKKAFTSVSIRQIAKVAEISPALIYKYYADQEELYFEVMKLASHELLEELKDCKTLEKLVETYIHFMITTETLFQLMTHFMIDSERPGSHFPIIKEIDKVLTLLEEKIPLTNAKMESQLLFSTLNGLLITYRNLPNRNKDEALIHIQKLANYYIINLKERSLKR; this is translated from the coding sequence ATGAAAACAAAAGGGGAGTTAACGAAGGAGAAAATATTACAAGTCGCGATGAATCTGTTTGGAAAAAAGGCATTTACATCCGTTTCGATTCGACAAATTGCAAAAGTAGCAGAAATATCGCCGGCATTAATTTATAAATATTATGCTGACCAGGAAGAATTGTATTTCGAAGTCATGAAGCTAGCAAGTCATGAACTTTTAGAAGAATTAAAAGATTGTAAGACACTTGAGAAACTAGTAGAAACATATATTCATTTTATGATTACGACAGAAACCCTTTTTCAGTTGATGACCCATTTTATGATTGATTCAGAGCGACCGGGTTCACATTTTCCCATTATAAAAGAAATTGATAAAGTTCTAACATTACTTGAAGAGAAAATTCCTTTAACAAATGCAAAAATGGAATCACAATTACTATTTTCAACGTTAAATGGATTATTAATTACATATCGAAACTTACCAAATCGAAACAAAGATGAAGCTTTAATTCATATTCAAAAGCTTGCAAACTATTATATTATAAATTTAAAAGAGCGCTCTTTGAAGCGATAA
- a CDS encoding MFS transporter yields the protein MKEQRVTLGLLLTNLFIAFIGIGLIIPVLPTLMNELQLSGQVIGYLTAAFAVTQLIFSPLAGRAADKYGRKIMIVLGLFIFGASEFLFGLGKTIEVLFISRILGGISAAFIMPAVTAFIADITTMETRPKALGYMSAAISTGFIIGPGIGGFLADIGTRVPFFFAGGLGTFAGILSLILLREPERNVENIENAPVQQSGFKRVFAPMYFIAFILIFVASFGLAAFESFFSLFVDHKFGFTPMDIAIIITGGAIFGAAAQILLFDRLTRKWGEIKLIRYSLILSAILVFLMTFVHSYFAILLTTFIVFVGFDLFRPAVTSYLSKIAGNEQGFVGGMNSMFTSLANIFGPILGGRLFDIDINYPYYFAAVVLAFGILLTLIWKKPSSI from the coding sequence ATGAAAGAACAAAGAGTCACCCTAGGACTACTTTTAACGAATTTGTTCATTGCATTTATAGGTATTGGTTTGATTATTCCAGTACTTCCTACATTAATGAACGAGCTACAACTTAGCGGACAGGTAATTGGCTATTTAACAGCAGCATTTGCGGTTACACAGCTCATTTTCTCTCCTCTAGCTGGGCGAGCTGCCGATAAATACGGACGAAAAATTATGATTGTCCTCGGATTATTTATTTTCGGTGCTTCGGAATTTTTATTCGGTCTTGGTAAAACAATTGAAGTTTTATTTATTTCACGAATTTTAGGTGGGATTAGTGCTGCCTTTATTATGCCTGCTGTAACGGCATTTATCGCGGATATTACGACGATGGAAACACGTCCAAAAGCACTTGGCTATATGTCTGCTGCGATTAGTACGGGCTTTATTATCGGACCAGGTATTGGTGGTTTCTTAGCCGATATTGGAACACGCGTGCCATTCTTCTTTGCTGGTGGGCTTGGTACATTTGCTGGTATTCTTTCACTTATTTTATTACGTGAACCTGAGCGTAATGTCGAAAATATTGAAAATGCGCCTGTCCAACAATCTGGTTTCAAGCGTGTTTTTGCACCGATGTATTTTATCGCCTTTATCTTAATTTTCGTGGCATCATTTGGTCTTGCTGCATTCGAGTCGTTCTTTAGTTTATTTGTGGACCATAAATTCGGCTTCACGCCAATGGATATCGCGATCATCATTACAGGTGGTGCGATTTTCGGAGCCGCTGCACAAATTTTGCTATTCGACCGGCTTACGCGAAAATGGGGCGAAATCAAATTAATTCGATATAGCTTAATTTTATCGGCTATTTTAGTCTTTTTAATGACGTTCGTTCACTCGTATTTTGCGATATTACTAACAACATTTATCGTTTTTGTTGGCTTTGACTTATTTAGACCTGCTGTTACAAGTTATTTATCAAAAATTGCAGGCAATGAACAAGGTTTTGTTGGTGGTATGAATTCCATGTTTACGAGTTTAGCAAATATTTTTGGCCCAATTTTAGGCGGCCGGCTATTCGATATTGATATTAACTACCCATATTACTTTGCAGCTGTTGTATTGGCATTTGGTATTCTGTTAACATTAATATGGAAGAAGCCGTCGTCAATTTAA
- a CDS encoding ornithine--oxo-acid transaminase translates to MTTRSKQFIDQTEKFGAHNYHPLPIVIEKAEGVWVTDPEGNRYMDMLSAYSALNQGHRHPKIIQALKDQADCVTLTSRAFHSATLGVWYEKLCALTQKNMVLPMNTGAEAVETAIKTARRWGYDVKGIPAEQAQIIGCNGNFHGRTMAAVSLSSEPEYKRGFGPMLPGFVLIPYGDIDALKAAITPNTAAFIVEPIQGEAGIIVPPAGFIEAAYALCKEHNVLFIADEIQTGLARTGKMFAYEWENIIPDILILGKALGGGVYPISAVVANDDILGVFNPGSHGSTFGGNPLACAVSIAALEVLEEEQLAQRSLELGNYFKEQLQTIQNPIIKEIRGRGLFIGIELHEAARPYCEKLAERKLLCKETHNTVIRFAPPLIISKEDLDWAISQIKEVFSN, encoded by the coding sequence ATGACAACAAGATCGAAGCAATTCATTGATCAAACTGAGAAATTTGGAGCTCATAATTATCATCCATTACCGATTGTTATTGAAAAGGCAGAAGGTGTGTGGGTGACCGATCCAGAAGGAAATCGCTACATGGATATGCTCTCTGCGTATTCTGCACTGAATCAAGGTCATCGCCACCCTAAAATTATTCAAGCACTGAAAGATCAAGCAGATTGTGTAACGCTCACTTCACGTGCATTTCACAGCGCAACACTAGGTGTATGGTATGAAAAATTATGTGCACTGACACAGAAAAACATGGTACTACCAATGAATACCGGAGCTGAGGCAGTTGAAACCGCCATTAAAACAGCTCGTCGTTGGGGCTATGATGTAAAAGGGATTCCAGCGGAGCAAGCTCAAATTATTGGTTGTAACGGGAACTTCCACGGACGCACAATGGCTGCCGTTTCATTATCGTCAGAACCAGAATACAAACGTGGATTCGGTCCAATGCTACCAGGTTTTGTACTCATTCCTTACGGGGATATTGATGCATTAAAAGCAGCAATCACTCCAAATACTGCCGCGTTTATTGTCGAACCAATACAAGGCGAGGCAGGGATTATTGTTCCACCAGCAGGCTTCATTGAAGCAGCCTATGCACTGTGTAAGGAGCATAATGTGTTATTTATTGCGGATGAAATTCAGACTGGACTCGCACGTACTGGAAAAATGTTTGCCTATGAATGGGAAAATATTATTCCCGATATTTTAATTTTAGGTAAAGCACTTGGTGGCGGCGTTTATCCAATTTCAGCAGTTGTCGCAAATGATGATATTCTTGGCGTATTTAACCCAGGCTCGCACGGTTCTACATTTGGTGGAAATCCCCTTGCCTGCGCTGTTTCAATCGCTGCACTTGAAGTTTTAGAAGAAGAGCAGCTTGCACAACGCTCGCTCGAATTAGGAAACTATTTTAAAGAGCAACTGCAAACGATTCAAAATCCAATTATTAAAGAAATTCGCGGGCGCGGACTTTTCATTGGGATTGAACTGCATGAGGCAGCAAGACCTTATTGCGAAAAGCTTGCCGAGCGAAAGCTATTATGCAAAGAAACGCATAACACAGTCATTCGTTTTGCCCCACCACTCATTATTTCAAAAGAAGATTTAGACTGGGCCATTTCACAAATTAAAGAAGTGTTTTCGAATTAA
- the menE gene encoding o-succinylbenzoate--CoA ligase produces MNIGQVLTSRSVLMGEKIGFIHNEEQISFKEMNERSNSFAQYLTNNGIGAGDKVALLCKNNEYVVASFFGAAKIGAVTVVLNYRLQVNELQYIVEHSDAKLLIYDEVFEEVAKQLPVQALGTTMLKEIYTSQASEPTLQTANNDAILMMYTSGTTGLPKGVLISHSNLQAASIGLSHTIDWWEQDRFLMVAPFFHIGGFAPLVTNVHTGGTMILMEDFHPVEAWKSIEHHQITTMMTVPAMLDFLLKTYSIVNPDISSLRNITCGASAVPAPLILGFRKLGVPIQQVYGITEFIGAVTFWKETQHPEKYDSMGKPVMQATLKIVDLLTKEPVSVGTIGEIVISGPQVFVGYYKNDEAYSSTVQNGEFYTGDVGYLDDQGFLYIVDRLKDMIISGGENIYSAELELVLAQHPAIEEVAVVGVPNEQWGEVPRAYIVIAAEQTITPEEVTAFCKEKLASYKAVKEVIFVDQLPRNGVGKILKTQLKDLFISN; encoded by the coding sequence ATGAATATTGGTCAAGTTTTAACAAGTCGTTCCGTATTAATGGGTGAAAAAATTGGGTTTATACACAATGAAGAACAAATCTCTTTTAAAGAAATGAATGAAAGATCGAATAGTTTTGCACAGTATTTAACTAATAACGGCATCGGTGCGGGTGATAAAGTTGCGCTTCTTTGTAAAAACAATGAATATGTCGTAGCATCTTTCTTCGGAGCAGCAAAGATTGGCGCGGTTACAGTCGTATTAAATTACCGATTACAAGTAAATGAACTTCAATACATTGTAGAGCATAGTGATGCAAAATTATTAATTTATGACGAAGTGTTCGAGGAAGTTGCTAAACAGCTCCCCGTCCAAGCACTTGGAACGACTATGTTAAAAGAAATCTATACGAGCCAGGCATCTGAACCCACTCTACAAACAGCTAATAATGATGCCATTTTAATGATGTACACATCCGGTACAACAGGGTTACCAAAAGGCGTGTTAATTTCCCATTCCAATTTACAAGCCGCTTCAATTGGATTATCCCATACAATCGATTGGTGGGAGCAAGACCGCTTCTTAATGGTTGCACCGTTCTTCCATATCGGTGGATTTGCTCCACTCGTAACAAATGTGCATACAGGTGGAACAATGATTTTAATGGAAGATTTCCACCCTGTAGAAGCTTGGAAATCCATTGAACACCATCAAATAACAACAATGATGACTGTCCCTGCAATGCTTGATTTTTTATTAAAAACATACTCAATCGTGAATCCAGATATTTCATCATTACGAAATATTACATGTGGTGCTTCCGCTGTACCTGCCCCTCTCATTTTAGGTTTTAGAAAATTGGGTGTTCCCATTCAGCAAGTATATGGCATTACTGAATTTATTGGCGCCGTTACTTTTTGGAAAGAAACACAGCATCCTGAGAAATATGATTCCATGGGGAAACCCGTTATGCAAGCGACATTAAAAATTGTGGATTTGCTTACAAAAGAACCTGTATCAGTTGGAACAATTGGCGAAATCGTCATTAGTGGACCACAAGTATTTGTAGGGTATTATAAAAATGATGAAGCATACAGTAGTACCGTTCAAAATGGAGAGTTTTATACGGGAGATGTTGGCTATCTTGATGATCAAGGCTTCTTATATATTGTAGACCGACTAAAAGATATGATTATTAGTGGTGGCGAAAATATTTATTCAGCTGAGCTAGAACTTGTACTCGCCCAGCACCCTGCCATTGAAGAAGTAGCTGTTGTAGGTGTACCAAATGAACAATGGGGAGAAGTTCCTCGAGCATATATTGTCATTGCTGCTGAGCAAACGATTACACCTGAAGAAGTGACTGCTTTTTGCAAAGAAAAACTAGCTTCATATAAAGCTGTAAAGGAAGTTATATTCGTCGACCAACTTCCTCGCAATGGTGTAGGGAAAATTTTAAAAACACAGTTAAAGGATTTATTCATATCTAATTAA
- a CDS encoding RNA-guided endonuclease InsQ/TnpB family protein, which translates to MVRKKAVKVLRKKKKLDNIQRFTKKQNIGRSQLTAKEFRLLKRMTHSSKALRNVGLYTIKQSFLNENRMATTKEIDVAMKQDINYWGVQSNSVQAIRRTLRSETKSFFKALETWKKEPSKFTGRPQFPNYSRSMEKRIIEIYQVPKIDKDGYWLIPMNVEFRKRFGSIKIRMPKNLLHRKISYIEIVPKQNGRFFEVHYTYEVQATQMKQQPTTTKNALSCDLGVDRFMSCATNAGDTFLINGKKLKSINQYFNKAMSELQQRNIKNGISKRVVTNQLAKLWRKRNNQINGYISQAVGLLFKKIKELNIDTIIVGHNEGWKQNSNIGKKNNQHFVQIPFNKLISAIENKCLKEGIRFVKQEESYTSKASFLDKDELPVWSSKDKQQYVFSGKRVNRGQYQALSGECIHADINGAFNILRKSKSVDLDEHLEIKNPFVLEVQKRKTAA; encoded by the coding sequence ATGGTAAGGAAGAAAGCCGTTAAAGTGTTACGCAAAAAGAAGAAACTCGACAACATTCAACGTTTCACGAAAAAACAAAACATCGGAAGGTCTCAATTGACAGCGAAAGAGTTTCGTTTGCTCAAACGAATGACGCACAGCTCTAAAGCATTGAGAAATGTTGGGTTATATACAATCAAGCAAAGCTTCTTAAATGAAAATCGAATGGCAACTACGAAGGAAATAGATGTTGCGATGAAGCAGGACATCAACTATTGGGGCGTTCAATCAAACTCTGTGCAGGCGATTCGCAGAACATTACGAAGCGAAACCAAAAGCTTTTTCAAAGCGCTCGAAACGTGGAAAAAAGAACCGAGCAAGTTTACGGGTCGGCCACAGTTTCCGAATTATTCAAGGTCAATGGAAAAACGGATCATTGAAATCTACCAAGTTCCGAAAATAGACAAAGATGGGTATTGGTTGATTCCGATGAATGTTGAGTTTCGAAAGCGTTTTGGCTCGATTAAGATTCGAATGCCTAAAAACTTATTGCACAGGAAAATCTCTTACATTGAAATCGTACCGAAGCAAAATGGTCGGTTCTTTGAGGTGCATTACACGTATGAAGTGCAAGCAACTCAAATGAAACAGCAACCTACGACAACGAAAAATGCGTTAAGTTGCGATTTAGGTGTAGATCGATTCATGAGTTGTGCAACGAATGCTGGCGATACATTCCTAATTAATGGGAAGAAGTTGAAATCCATTAACCAATACTTTAACAAGGCGATGAGTGAGCTCCAACAACGAAATATCAAAAATGGGATTTCAAAGCGGGTTGTCACGAATCAATTGGCTAAATTATGGAGGAAGCGAAACAACCAGATAAACGGGTACATTTCCCAAGCTGTTGGCTTATTATTCAAGAAAATCAAAGAGTTGAACATTGATACAATTATTGTCGGGCATAACGAAGGCTGGAAGCAAAACAGCAACATCGGCAAAAAGAATAACCAACACTTTGTTCAGATTCCTTTCAACAAATTGATAAGTGCCATCGAAAATAAGTGCTTAAAAGAAGGCATTCGCTTTGTCAAACAGGAAGAAAGCTACACATCGAAGGCAAGCTTTCTAGATAAAGATGAACTGCCTGTCTGGTCTTCCAAGGATAAGCAACAATATGTATTTAGCGGAAAACGGGTTAACCGTGGGCAATACCAAGCGCTATCAGGAGAATGTATCCATGCCGACATCAACGGAGCATTCAATATATTGAGGAAATCAAAGAGTGTGGACCTGGACGAGCATCTCGAAATTAAAAATCCGTTCGTACTCGAAGTTCAAAAACGTAAAACCGCTGCTTAA